In Anaerostipes hadrus ATCC 29173 = JCM 17467, a single genomic region encodes these proteins:
- a CDS encoding IS4 family transposase codes for MKYAQKVKKRYLTILNDMAKNQKSYVKNPEKDFTRKRKLSFQDTINTIVTYDAGSIGRCIKRYIPKVEKTPTTSAFLQQQKKLKLSAFQTLFYRFNDPFPDKTLYHLHILSVDGTGVTVPMDRINENKEYARVRTNKDCTRPAYQFHVSCIYDLINERYCDAYIEPFRTHSETHVFSVMLERKNFPQKALFIADRGYESYLLMAQIQHDGNYFLIRAREDFGQGSMIKGYPFPRDGTFDKTVTYIYTKTQNKRTKANPELYKRVATRNSPYFINKEHPYVKMTLRFVMIVLPNGQKECLITNLPANKFPPETLKKLYCIRWKIETSFRLIKYSANLLEFHSKKIEFLQQEIWAKMIFYNFTTTITQHLRYKRDRGKYQYKPNMTNALQMCKDYLRNAKTPNDVEGHILMEMTPIRDGRSFKRDKSRHQSVFTTFRHN; via the coding sequence ATGAAGTATGCACAGAAAGTAAAAAAACGTTATTTAACTATATTAAATGATATGGCTAAAAATCAAAAATCGTATGTTAAAAATCCAGAAAAAGATTTTACAAGAAAAAGAAAACTATCCTTTCAAGATACCATTAATACGATTGTTACTTATGATGCTGGCAGCATTGGCCGTTGCATAAAACGCTACATTCCAAAAGTTGAAAAAACTCCAACTACTTCTGCATTTCTTCAACAGCAAAAAAAATTAAAATTGTCTGCATTTCAAACTCTTTTTTACAGATTTAATGACCCGTTTCCAGATAAAACTTTGTATCATCTTCATATTTTATCTGTTGATGGTACTGGTGTCACGGTCCCTATGGACAGAATAAATGAAAATAAAGAATACGCACGCGTTCGTACCAATAAAGACTGTACCCGACCTGCTTATCAGTTTCATGTTTCCTGTATCTATGATCTTATCAATGAAAGATACTGTGATGCTTATATCGAACCTTTTCGAACACATAGTGAAACTCACGTATTTTCTGTGATGTTGGAACGTAAAAATTTTCCGCAGAAAGCTCTGTTTATCGCAGACCGTGGCTATGAAAGTTATCTGCTGATGGCACAGATCCAACATGATGGAAACTATTTCCTGATCCGTGCAAGAGAAGATTTTGGACAGGGCAGTATGATCAAAGGATATCCATTTCCAAGAGATGGTACTTTTGATAAAACAGTTACCTATATTTATACGAAAACACAAAACAAAAGGACAAAAGCTAATCCAGAGCTTTATAAAAGGGTCGCTACAAGAAATTCACCCTATTTTATAAACAAAGAACACCCTTATGTAAAAATGACATTGCGTTTTGTGATGATCGTACTTCCGAATGGACAGAAAGAATGTCTGATCACGAATCTGCCAGCAAATAAATTTCCACCAGAAACATTAAAAAAACTTTATTGTATACGCTGGAAAATAGAAACATCTTTTCGTTTGATCAAGTATTCTGCCAATCTTCTGGAATTTCATTCAAAAAAAATAGAGTTTTTGCAACAGGAGATATGGGCCAAGATGATCTTTTATAACTTTACGACCACGATCACCCAACATTTGCGATATAAAAGAGATCGTGGAAAGTATCAATATAAGCCGAATATGACCAATGCACTCCAAATGTGCAAGGACTATCTCCGAAATGCAAAAACTCCAAATGATGTAGAAGGACATATATTAATGGAAATGACTCCGATCAGGGATGGACGATCGTTTAAACGAGATAAGTCCAGACATCAGAGTGTTTTTACCACTTTCAGACACAACTAA
- a CDS encoding ECF transporter S component — protein MKENKVQFIAITAMAVALTYVFTAFVNVRLPIAANGGLIHLGNVPLFIMAILFGKKTGAIAGGVGMGLFDLLSGWTAWAPFTFIIVGIMGYVVGAMTEKHDQYGWKVAAIFVAFVIKIVGYYIAEIILYGNFIAPISSVPGNVVQIAVAAVVVLIVIEPIEIAVKKIGITQFA, from the coding sequence ATGAAAGAAAATAAAGTACAGTTTATTGCAATAACAGCAATGGCAGTTGCATTAACTTATGTGTTTACAGCGTTTGTTAACGTAAGATTACCGATCGCAGCTAATGGAGGTCTGATTCATTTAGGAAATGTTCCTCTATTTATTATGGCAATTTTATTCGGTAAGAAAACAGGAGCTATCGCTGGTGGAGTTGGAATGGGATTATTTGATCTGTTGTCAGGATGGACAGCGTGGGCACCATTTACATTTATTATCGTAGGAATCATGGGATATGTTGTTGGAGCTATGACAGAGAAGCATGACCAGTATGGATGGAAAGTTGCAGCAATCTTTGTAGCATTTGTAATTAAGATTGTTGGATATTATATTGCAGAGATCATTCTTTATGGAAACTTTATTGCACCAATCAGTTCTGTTCCAGGAAATGTCGTACAGATTGCTGTAGCAGCAGTTGTTGTACTGATCGTGATCGAACCAATTGAGATTGCAGTTAAGAAAATTGGAATTACACAGTTTGCATAA